The DNA region GAAGTCCTCCACATACTTCAGATAATCCGGATATGGAATCATACCGGAGTCGGCTGTGGCGCTGCCGTCAGCAAAGGTTCCCATATCCGTTTTGAATATGATCCGGCGCTGCGTGAATTCGACAATAAGATTGTAATAGGTATCCTGTGTAGCCGGGGGCAGCCCGTCATAAGCGTAATCCGCCTCGTCGACGTATCTGTGGCTCCATCCTAAAATCGTACACCCGGGATAGCTCTTTTGGCGCGGGGGCAGAGGAGTCTTGCCGTAATCGAATAAGAAGGATTCACTTTCATACATTACATCGAAATTCTGCCCATAAGCCGTGTACTGCATCCTGGGATAGTTGAACGTAATGTATTCCCGGACAGTGTCATACTCTGCCACGTTGTGGAACATGACGGGCCTTGTTTTCTGATTTTCATTAAATTTTTCGTTGCACTCATCCAGTGTGCCGGTAAATGTATAGACCGGCTGCGTTTTGTCGTAACCTGTAAAGGTCAGGTTACATGCCCAGGCACTATAGATATCTAAGTTTGTCAGCGGCTTGTTGCTCGTTGCTGGGTAGCTGTAATCAATGTACGTGTAATCCCTTCTCATCCAGTCCTTAAACGTGCGTCCCGGACCCGGCGACTGATAGTTTGAGGGAACAGGCGGCGTATCGCCGTTTTCGGCGGCATATACCTCATAGTGCCACTGCCCGTCGTGGAGGTATATATAGGATATCAGCACCTGCTTCTTCGTCATATTCACCACATAGGTAGCATCCTTCCAGATGGCTTCATTCCAGTCGCCTACATAACCGGTTACTTCAGCTTCCTGATATCCGAGCAGACCTTCTATGGGGTTGGACCAGGCAGACAGGTCGATGGCGCCCGGGACAGTACCCGCAAGCACGAGCTTTTCCGTCTCCCCAACCTTCTCCCCGTTCATATTGACCACATAGGTTGCCGTAACGGGGTTCAGGTTGACAGTTTTGGGGTCGATGCCGGGATCGATCCATATGAGCTTGATCTCATTATAGGTGTAGCCCTTTTCCCGGCTGCTGAAGCAGAGGTTGTCTCCGCCGTAATACACCTGCACCTTTGCGTCCAGCCGCTGGGTGCCTTTCGGAACACTCACGCCGTAATATGTTTTCCCGAAATATTGCGGCTGGACCTGGAGGTGATTCTCATCATTCCAATCGATCATCCACGGGTTGGATATTTTGAAATAGAATTTACTGAGCTTGGAATAGTCGCCCTCGACCAACTCTCCGGTGGTGAGGTCGAGCATTTCGCAGTCCAGCAGGCCGCTGTTGCTGATATAGTAGTCGTTCTGGTTGATAATCACTGTTTTGCCGGCGTTCTTGAATCTGTACAGAACATACCGGTTGCCCAGAGTATAGAAAGGAAATTTTTCATCCAGCACGGAAAGCTCCGCCTTTACGCTGAACAGCTCCGACTCGGCAAAGACTTTCAGCTCCAGGTAGATGCCTACTTCCATGTAGACGCCGCCGTTCATGTTGATGTCGGGGGCGCCGCCGGCCTTGACTAGGTGAAGCTGCAAAAAGCCGTAAAGGTCCATATATGCGCCTACTTCTCCCGTAAAGCCGACTCTGCCCAGGGATTCAAGGCCGTAGAAATTGACGCTTACGGTAAGCCTTACGCCGGCCTTGACTCCCAGATAGCCCGCGCAGTACAGGTCGAAGCTTTGCCTGCCGTCGCCTTCAAGCCCGTACCTGTACGTTTCCAGGTCCTGGCTCGTGCCGCCTCTGATGCCTATGCGGCTGGCGGATAAGATGGTGCTTTGGGCCGACAGCCCAACCGCAAGATTCAGCCGGACGACAAAGTCGCCCTTCTCTTTAAACTGCAAAACGGGCGCCGGCATCTTGACATCCTGCGACTGCTCGAAAATATTGACCTCCACAAGGTCTATGTAGTCGCCCTTCGAGCCCAAAACCTCCCTGATGATTTCGGGGACATCGGAATTGTCCTTCGTAAAGCCGTCGATAAGCTTCTGGATTTCAGCGGTGATATCTAAGTACTCCTCGTCTACGTCCACTGTCTTGACAAGGACGTTGAATTCCACATCCGTCTGCGAGTAAGCGTCGATCCAGGCATCAAAATAGATCCCCTGTTTGGCATTCAGGCCGGTCTTCGCTCCCGTCGAAAGAGTAATGAACTCCTTGAAGGTAAAGTCGGCCTTCACCTGGACTTTCTTGATTGTCGCATTGTAGTTGAATTTTATGGTCAGCACGACCCAATTGTTGTCGACCGCGCCGGGGAAATTGGTATTTCTGGCCGTGCCGATTGATGCGGTGACGGTTAATCCGGAAACCAGGGCATTGGCGGTAATGGAAAGCTTATCATTGTTTTCTGTGGGCTCGGCAAATGGCGAGGAGGAACCGGACATGAGTGTCGCCGCCGAACTGGTCACGTCCGCCGACGAAAGCATAGCCGCCAGCGTCTGGCTGTCATTGAGCGCAAGCGCCAGAAGCCTGGTGAATCTCAGCGTGCCCTCGCTGTTTTTCACGTCCCGCTCAAGCTTCTTTAAATCAATGGAGCTGGCTATGTTCTCCGGATCTACGCTTTGCTGCAAATAAACGTCAAGCTGCTTATAAATGTCCTCCACGCTGCTGGCTTCGGTAAACAGCATGACGCGCTGCGGGTCTGTTGAATCCGTGTTTACAATGCTCAGCACATTGCGGATCTTGGAGTTTTCGTTGAGAATTCCCTGGCCGTTTGAATCAAGCTCGTCAGTTAAGCATATAGTTGTTCCGGCCGCGATCCCTTTGTCGTCGGCCAGAGCCTTCGGCAGACTGTAGACGCCGTCGTCAATAACGTTGACCTGGTCCCAGAGAAGATAGACTATGCCATCCACGAATTGAACGTCATAGGTTTCGGGCTTTTTAATGCTGAAGGCCATGGTGCGGACTTCTTCTTTTTCATTGTTGAAGCTTAAGCTTTCGTCTTTCAGGGAAAGCTCGTAGGTGTCGCCGGGAGTGTAAGTGTAGGGCGCCTTGGGTGAAACGGCATAAACGTTTCCGCCCTGACTCATTACGGTAACGTCAGGGATTTCATCTCCGTTAACCTTATCTTTAATTGTTATGTACTTATCCAGATTGCCGTTGTCGATGGTTTCCGGAGACAAAATTTCGAATGTTATATCATCTTCGCAGTCCGGCAGAAACTTGACCGAATCGACGTATTCCTTATAGTTATAGTCCTTGTCGGCATAAGATGCGTAAAGAGTCATGCTCTTCGTGATGGGGGCATCGGAATAGAAGGGTTGGGTCAGACTGCTGTCGGTA from Peptococcaceae bacterium includes:
- a CDS encoding S-layer homology domain-containing protein — encoded protein: MKTAQKRVFSLLLCVMLAITMLPVNVLAGSGSAVPAQLSAATAGGTAGNPAGQSSTNANGGTIEFDNLFGDVKPGDWFFDDVGFVYTSGLMTGTGTESPLFSPDMPMSRAMLVTVLYRLAGSPDASGLPNAFTDVPEDSWYGRAVAWAAANGITGGVGGNRFAPDDKVTREQAAVFLLRYARLIGKGPAGEAIGGSDFADKDKIPYWALEGAMWCSMTGVITGKPGDNGMLFDPQGNATRAELAAMLHRFSDNVVNSPADEQPAMPATGSSSGSGSGSGSDDSLTVSFETNGGTAIAPVSVPRGGKLPDVSIPLKDDYTFTGWCTDSSLTQPFYSDAPITKSMTLYASYADKDYNYKEYVDSVKFLPDCEDDITFEILSPETIDNGNLDKYITIKDKVNGDEIPDVTVMSQGGNVYAVSPKAPYTYTPGDTYELSLKDESLSFNNEKEEVRTMAFSIKKPETYDVQFVDGIVYLLWDQVNVIDDGVYSLPKALADDKGIAAGTTICLTDELDSNGQGILNENSKIRNVLSIVNTDSTDPQRVMLFTEASSVEDIYKQLDVYLQQSVDPENIASSIDLKKLERDVKNSEGTLRFTRLLALALNDSQTLAAMLSSADVTSSAATLMSGSSSPFAEPTENNDKLSITANALVSGLTVTASIGTARNTNFPGAVDNNWVVLTIKFNYNATIKKVQVKADFTFKEFITLSTGAKTGLNAKQGIYFDAWIDAYSQTDVEFNVLVKTVDVDEEYLDITAEIQKLIDGFTKDNSDVPEIIREVLGSKGDYIDLVEVNIFEQSQDVKMPAPVLQFKEKGDFVVRLNLAVGLSAQSTILSASRIGIRGGTSQDLETYRYGLEGDGRQSFDLYCAGYLGVKAGVRLTVSVNFYGLESLGRVGFTGEVGAYMDLYGFLQLHLVKAGGAPDINMNGGVYMEVGIYLELKVFAESELFSVKAELSVLDEKFPFYTLGNRYVLYRFKNAGKTVIINQNDYYISNSGLLDCEMLDLTTGELVEGDYSKLSKFYFKISNPWMIDWNDENHLQVQPQYFGKTYYGVSVPKGTQRLDAKVQVYYGGDNLCFSSREKGYTYNEIKLIWIDPGIDPKTVNLNPVTATYVVNMNGEKVGETEKLVLAGTVPGAIDLSAWSNPIEGLLGYQEAEVTGYVGDWNEAIWKDATYVVNMTKKQVLISYIYLHDGQWHYEVYAAENGDTPPVPSNYQSPGPGRTFKDWMRRDYTYIDYSYPATSNKPLTNLDIYSAWACNLTFTGYDKTQPVYTFTGTLDECNEKFNENQKTRPVMFHNVAEYDTVREYITFNYPRMQYTAYGQNFDVMYESESFLFDYGKTPLPPRQKSYPGCTILGWSHRYVDEADYAYDGLPPATQDTYYNLIVEFTQRRIIFKTDMGTFADGSATADSGMIPYPDYLKYVEDFQNANNALTIQPVQKDGVLYKFHHWDVDYSQDKQGIQTWNAVWVAASGQEFTATFNAGEGAAFPGGSTSVSLRVTCGTRLNLASYAPVKAADNQYTYTLTGWKDQDGNTYGLTDTVTVQKDMTYTAVYTPAERMYTVTVSAGNGKFSDGTNTKTFTGKYGEDTNISESISDPIPPSGNSNYHYEFDGWSEAFPKTFTQDMTITAKYRQVENEYTITFDAGSGSFAGGSTTITQTYHYGDVIVPPDDPTKAENEYFRYEFTGWFPTLTEGDTVTGNRTYTANYRSVPKGATLPESGITVTNGEVTEDISVGSISGYTYEMVETFDGTTVPVLTITGDGLTFSGTGSNVYVNIDGATNSVTFDNLNISFSKKYFDSINIGESGSPLTVNIVGNCAFEITLSSDEAQNVMRIERPTRFAGTDKTEDSLRIGTSGGKAIYASNSLTFDTLDLAIDAAGGEGIDMGSIYALSADVGEGEQSVCRFVYSDVAIASDGGGFMLGSIGIEIQNSVLGMNCDGPAGILGGFAVDASNVTIAAGQGLWIDGDAAFSGASQIKLTADGGAAISAASGITVPDDYDLGGASIRLLTDSSTGDYYTFAIETEGVWIPAANVEIHSP